TATTTCATGGCTGTTGCAGCACATGCTTCCGAAtttaaattacagaaagaaagTGACAACCGAATGGCTGTGAAAAGGATATTCTCAAAAGCTATTGTTGACAATAAAAATTTATCCAAAGGCAAAACTGATCTTCTGGTACTCTTTTTAATGGATCAtcaaaaagatgtttttaagGTTTTAAGATTCCTGGAACTCTACATAAAATTGTCAGTGTTAAGCTCACGGACATTCAGAAGGGAAGAGATCCAAACAGAGACACAGGATATATTTATTGCCAGAGAATTGATCAAAGTGATTATTCTGACCATACAAGGAAGACAACCAAGGATGAGCTAATGAATTTACTAAAAAATATTGATGAGGATTCAAAACTTTCtgccaaagagaagaaaaaattgctAGCTCAGTTCTATAAATGTCACCCagacatctttattgagtatTTTGGGGACTGAGTGTTCCAGTGTCTGTATATAACTTgtgtattttaagaataaattatgTATCCTAAAGATCCAATCACATTGTAATATTGGATGTTCTTCTAAATATGAAACTGTacttaataaaacttttttgtaTAAAAAAGAGCCAGGGTCGCCCTTTCCTCCAGCCTCCGACCACCCTCCAACCTTTGGAGTCAGCCACTCATCTATCCTCGGTCACCGGGACCAGCCAACGCCATTTTTTGAGCCGAACTCCTTATTACCGATCAACTATGAGCTCCCAGATTCGTCAGAATTATTCCACCGAGGTGGAGGCCGCCGTCAACCGCCTGGTCAACATGCATCTGCGGGCCTCCTACACCtacctctctctgggcttctatttCGACCGCGACGATGTGGCTCTGGAGGGCGTGGGCCACTTTTTCCGCGAATTGGCCGAAGAGAAGCACGAGAGTGCCGAACGtctcttgaaaatgcaaaaccaACGCGGCAGCCGCGCCCTCTTCCAGGACGTGCAGAAACCATCTCAAGATGAGTGGGGTAAAACTCAGGACGCTATGGAAGCCGCCATTAACATGAAGAAGAACCTGAACCAGGCCCTTCTGGATCTGCATGCCCTGGGTTCTGCCTGGACAGACCCCCACCTCTGCGACTTCCTGGAGAGCCTCTTCCTAGATGAGGAGGtgaaactcatcaagaagatggGTGACCACCTGACCAACTTCCACAGGCTGGCTGGTCCCCAGGCTGGGCGAGTATCTCTTTGAAAGGCTCACCCTCAAGCACGACTAGGAGCTTCCGGAGCCCAGTGGCCTTTGAGGAGCCCCTCTGGTGTCAGGGCTTCTGCTGAAGCCCCTCTCTGCAGCCACTAGGCAGCTTTTTAACCACCCTGGAGCCCTCTCCCAAGCCTTggaccaaatggaaacaataaagctttttgcagcaaaaaaaaaaaatgggaaaatggttGCAGCACCAGTGACAAGACAATTCATTCAACAGCCAATAGACATTGACAGGCCTggatgtgccaggcgctgtgcatACAAAAAAGCCCTTCCCTCTTGGAGCTTAGGTTCTGGAGCACGACGAGGGAGGGgtaggagggatggagagaaggagagaaggagacagacGCAAGGTATTGCAGAATTTGAATCTCCAGGACTTGATGATCAGTGGGTCAGGAAGAGGGAGAACTTAGAGACTGAGCCTAGGTGACAGGGAGAAGAGTAAGGCCCCTCAAGGCTGCAACAGAGGAGAAAGGGCAGGTTTGAGGGGGAAGGAAATGAGTCTGCTTTTGGATGTGATCAGTAAACAGAACAAGTAGCTATGAAGCAAAAACTCCACAAAATCAACATGActttacattacattacattacattgcAATGACCCACCTCCCCAGTCCCATGAAAAGTCAGACTAGGTTTCCTAGGAAATTCTCCTGCCATTAGAGGTTAAAATTGTATTgactattgggacttccctggcagtccagtggttaaaactctgtgcttctGATGCAGGGGGCACttgttccatccctggtcggacAGATCCCACATGTCTTTTAGAATTTCACA
This is a stretch of genomic DNA from Balaenoptera musculus isolate JJ_BM4_2016_0621 chromosome 11, mBalMus1.pri.v3, whole genome shotgun sequence. It encodes these proteins:
- the LOC118903444 gene encoding ferritin light chain-like; protein product: MSSQIRQNYSTEVEAAVNRLVNMHLRASYTYLSLGFYFDRDDVALEGVGHFFRELAEEKHESAERLLKMQNQRGSRALFQDVQKPSQDEWGKTQDAMEAAINMKKNLNQALLDLHALGSAWTDPHLCDFLESLFLDEEVKLIKKMGDHLTNFHRLAGPQAGRVSL